The DNA segment AAGGACCTGAATCATTATTTTACGAATGTGACGTTACGAATGATGAGGCGATTGACCAAACGTTTGCAGCGATTCAAAATGATGTAGAAGTAATCCATGGCTTAGCACACTGTATCGCCTTCGCAAACCGTGAGGAACTAAAAGGAGAATATTTGGACACGAGTCGTGATGGATTTCTTACCGCACACAACATCAGTGCTTACTCACTAACTGCTGTAGCACGAGCTGCCAAGCCAGTCATGTCTGAAGGCGGGGGGATTGTTACGCTTACCTACCTCGGCGGAGAAAAAGTAGTCGAGAACTACAACGTCATGGGGATAGCTAAAGCGAGTCTGGATGCTAGTGTGAAGTATTTAGCGAATGACCTTGGAAAACATAAGATCCGTGTGAACGCCATCTCTGCAGGACCGATCCGAACGCTGTCGGCGAAGGGAATCGGCGATTTTAACAAAATTTTAACTGAAATTGAGGAGCGTGCACCGCTCCGTCGTGCTGTTACACAAGAAGAGGTGGGCGATACAGCTTATTTCTTGATGAGTGACCTGGCAAGAGGGGTTACTGGTGAAGTGATTCACTGTGATTCCGGATATAATATCGTAGGTTATTAATAAAGAGGCCTGGTTCTAATGAGTA comes from the Halobacillus shinanisalinarum genome and includes:
- the fabI gene encoding enoyl-ACP reductase FabI; protein product: MIGSLEGRTYVVMGVANKRSIAWGIAQSLNKAGARLIFTYASERFEKPVRDLANTLEGPESLFYECDVTNDEAIDQTFAAIQNDVEVIHGLAHCIAFANREELKGEYLDTSRDGFLTAHNISAYSLTAVARAAKPVMSEGGGIVTLTYLGGEKVVENYNVMGIAKASLDASVKYLANDLGKHKIRVNAISAGPIRTLSAKGIGDFNKILTEIEERAPLRRAVTQEEVGDTAYFLMSDLARGVTGEVIHCDSGYNIVGY